In the Balaenoptera acutorostrata chromosome 7, mBalAcu1.1, whole genome shotgun sequence genome, one interval contains:
- the SEC61G gene encoding protein transport protein Sec61 subunit gamma, with protein sequence MDQVMQFVEPSRQFVKDSIRLVKRCTKPDRKEFQKIAMATAIGFAIMGFIGFFVKLIHIPINNIIVGG encoded by the exons atggatcagGTAATGCAGTTCGTTGAGCCAAGTCGGCAGTTTGTGAAGGACTCAATTCGGCTGGTTAAAAGATGCACCAAACCGGATCGAAAag AATTCCAGAAGATTGCCATGGCAACTGCAATAGGATTTGCTATAATGGGATTCATTGGCTTTTTTGTGAAATTGATCCATATTCCTATTAATAACATCATTGT tggTGGCTGA